The following coding sequences are from one Culex quinquefasciatus strain JHB chromosome 1, VPISU_Cqui_1.0_pri_paternal, whole genome shotgun sequence window:
- the LOC6034791 gene encoding beta-galactosidase isoform X2: protein MIKWHHLVAFATVLFSYGVVAASCSNHSKKNEERSFYIDYDRDTFVMDGKDFRYVSGSFHYFRALPQTWRSKLRTMRAGGLNAVDLYVQWSLHNPKDNQYVWDGIANITDVIEAAIEEDLYVILRPGPYICAEIDNGGLPYWLFNKYPGIQVRISDANYIKEVKIWYEKLMSQLTPYMYGNGGPIIMVQLENEYGAFGKCDKQYLNVLKEETEKYTQGKAVLFTVDRPYDDELVCGQIPGVFITTDFGLMTDDEVDTHAAKVRSIQPKGPLVNTEFYTGWLTHWQEKNQRRPAGPLAATLRKMLKDGWNVDFYMYFGGTNFGFWAGANDWGLGKYMADITSYDYDAPMDEAGDPSMKYTIFRDIIGEYIPLPAVRVPDRAPKMKHEPVLLSSVESILSTSSRNLLGTPALKSDKLLTFEELNQNSGFVLYETTLPKFTRDPSLLTINDLRDRAQIYVDEFYLGTLSRENAISSLPISAGWGSKLSILVENQGRINFDVLDDYKGILGNVTIQIYDEPYTQELSDWTITGYPFDSYDKFTQLFATLNEGAGHGVNGKGAAIHGPVTFKGELVIETSEIHDTYFDMTGWGKGFIFINGFNLGRYWPVAGPQVTMYLPKELLKSGANEIVLVELQKAPTDKMVHFADSAILDEA from the exons ATGATCAAGTGGCACCATTTAGTGGCTTTCGCCACCGTTTTGTTTTCCTACGGTGTTGTAGCAGCATCTTGTTCAAATCATTCGAAGAAA AATGAAGAACGCTCGTTCTACATTGACTACGACCGGGATACCTTCGTGATGGATGGAAAGGACTTTCGCTATGTTTCGGGTTCTTTTCATTATTTCAGAGCTCTGCCCCAGACATGGCGATCGAAGCTGCGAACCATGCGCGCCGGAGGGCTCAATGCCGTCGACCTGTACGTGCAGTGGTCACTGCACAATCCCAAGGACAATCAGTACGTATGGGACGGTATTGCCAACATCACGGACGTCATTGAGGCCGCCATCGAGGAAGACTTGTACGTAATTTTGAGGCCTGGGCCTTATATTTGTGCGGAGATTGATAAT GGTGGCCTGCCATACTGGTTATTCAACAAATACCCAGGAATTCAAGTCAGAATCAGTGATGCCAACTACATCAAAGAAGTGAAAATTTGGTATGAAAAGCTTATGTCCCAGCTGACACCCTACATGTACGGCAACGGTGGTCCCATCATCATGGTTCAGCTCGAGAATGAGTACGGAGCATTCGGAAAGTGTGATAAACAATATCTTAACGTTCTGAAAGAGGAAACGGAAAAATATACCCAAGGAAAGGCCGTTCTGTTCACTGTGGACAGGCCTTACGACGATGAGCTAGTGTGCGGACAAATTCCCGGAGTGTTCATCACTACCGATTTTGGACTGATGACGGACGACGAGGTCGACACCCATGCGGCCAAGGTTCGCTCAATCCAGCCAAAGGGTCCTCTGGTCAATACCGAATTCTATACAGGTTGGTTGACGCACTGGCAAGAGAAGAACCAGCGACGTCCTGCAGGCCCGTTAGCTGCTACTTTGCGTAAGATGCTCAAGGATGGATGGAATGTTGACTTTTACATGTACTTTGGAGGAACAAACTTTGGCTTTTGGGCTGGTGCAAACGACTGGGGTCTGGGCAAGTACATGGCCGACATCACCTCGTATGACTATGACGCTCCTATGGACGAAGCTGGAGATCCTTCGATGAAGTATACCATCTTCAGAGATATCATCGGGGAGTACATCCCACTTCCCGCTGTTCGAGTGCCAGACCGTGCCCCAAAGATGAAACACGAACCGGTGTTGTTGTCAAGCGTAGAAAGCATCCTGAGCACCAGCTCCAGAAATCTTCTCGGGACACCCGCTCTTAAGTCCGATAAATTGCTTACCTTTGAGGAATTGAATCAAAATTCTGGATTTGTCCTCTACGAAACAACGCTGCCCAAATTCACACGTGATCCAAGCCTGCTGACCATCAACGATTTACGTGACAGAGCTCAAATTTATGTCGATGAG TTTTATCTGGGCACCCTATCTAGAGAAAACGCAATCAGCAGCTTACCAATATCGGCCGGTTGGGGTAGCAAGCTCTCTATCCTGGTAGAAAATCAAGGTCGCATCAACTTTGATGTTCTCGACGACTACAAG GGAATCCTCGGCAATGTTACCATTCAAATCTACGACGAGCCGTACACACAGGAGCTGTCCGATTGGACCATCACCGGTTATCCGTTCGACAGCTACGACAAATTCACGCAACTGTTTGCCACCTTAAACGAGGGAGCAGGACACGGCGTGAATGGAAAGGGAGCTGCAATTCACGGTCCAGTGACATTCAAGGGGGAACTTGTCATCGAGACGAGCGAGATCCACGATACCTATTTCGACATGACTGGTTGGGGAAAGGGTTTCATCTTTATCAACGGATTCAACCTGGGAAGATACTGGCCCGTGGCGGGTCCCCAGGTGACCATGTACCTTCCGAAGGAGCTGCTCAAGTCCGGTGCGAATGAAATCGTGCTTGTTGAGCTGCAGAAGGCTCCCACCGATAAAATGGTTCACTTTGCCGATAGTGCCATTTTGGATGAAGcttaa
- the LOC6034791 gene encoding beta-galactosidase isoform X1 has translation MSLTKVHKIGLGAVVIVAILGLTLGLVLGLDESNGQQKQNEERSFYIDYDRDTFVMDGKDFRYVSGSFHYFRALPQTWRSKLRTMRAGGLNAVDLYVQWSLHNPKDNQYVWDGIANITDVIEAAIEEDLYVILRPGPYICAEIDNGGLPYWLFNKYPGIQVRISDANYIKEVKIWYEKLMSQLTPYMYGNGGPIIMVQLENEYGAFGKCDKQYLNVLKEETEKYTQGKAVLFTVDRPYDDELVCGQIPGVFITTDFGLMTDDEVDTHAAKVRSIQPKGPLVNTEFYTGWLTHWQEKNQRRPAGPLAATLRKMLKDGWNVDFYMYFGGTNFGFWAGANDWGLGKYMADITSYDYDAPMDEAGDPSMKYTIFRDIIGEYIPLPAVRVPDRAPKMKHEPVLLSSVESILSTSSRNLLGTPALKSDKLLTFEELNQNSGFVLYETTLPKFTRDPSLLTINDLRDRAQIYVDEFYLGTLSRENAISSLPISAGWGSKLSILVENQGRINFDVLDDYKGILGNVTIQIYDEPYTQELSDWTITGYPFDSYDKFTQLFATLNEGAGHGVNGKGAAIHGPVTFKGELVIETSEIHDTYFDMTGWGKGFIFINGFNLGRYWPVAGPQVTMYLPKELLKSGANEIVLVELQKAPTDKMVHFADSAILDEA, from the exons AATGAAGAACGCTCGTTCTACATTGACTACGACCGGGATACCTTCGTGATGGATGGAAAGGACTTTCGCTATGTTTCGGGTTCTTTTCATTATTTCAGAGCTCTGCCCCAGACATGGCGATCGAAGCTGCGAACCATGCGCGCCGGAGGGCTCAATGCCGTCGACCTGTACGTGCAGTGGTCACTGCACAATCCCAAGGACAATCAGTACGTATGGGACGGTATTGCCAACATCACGGACGTCATTGAGGCCGCCATCGAGGAAGACTTGTACGTAATTTTGAGGCCTGGGCCTTATATTTGTGCGGAGATTGATAAT GGTGGCCTGCCATACTGGTTATTCAACAAATACCCAGGAATTCAAGTCAGAATCAGTGATGCCAACTACATCAAAGAAGTGAAAATTTGGTATGAAAAGCTTATGTCCCAGCTGACACCCTACATGTACGGCAACGGTGGTCCCATCATCATGGTTCAGCTCGAGAATGAGTACGGAGCATTCGGAAAGTGTGATAAACAATATCTTAACGTTCTGAAAGAGGAAACGGAAAAATATACCCAAGGAAAGGCCGTTCTGTTCACTGTGGACAGGCCTTACGACGATGAGCTAGTGTGCGGACAAATTCCCGGAGTGTTCATCACTACCGATTTTGGACTGATGACGGACGACGAGGTCGACACCCATGCGGCCAAGGTTCGCTCAATCCAGCCAAAGGGTCCTCTGGTCAATACCGAATTCTATACAGGTTGGTTGACGCACTGGCAAGAGAAGAACCAGCGACGTCCTGCAGGCCCGTTAGCTGCTACTTTGCGTAAGATGCTCAAGGATGGATGGAATGTTGACTTTTACATGTACTTTGGAGGAACAAACTTTGGCTTTTGGGCTGGTGCAAACGACTGGGGTCTGGGCAAGTACATGGCCGACATCACCTCGTATGACTATGACGCTCCTATGGACGAAGCTGGAGATCCTTCGATGAAGTATACCATCTTCAGAGATATCATCGGGGAGTACATCCCACTTCCCGCTGTTCGAGTGCCAGACCGTGCCCCAAAGATGAAACACGAACCGGTGTTGTTGTCAAGCGTAGAAAGCATCCTGAGCACCAGCTCCAGAAATCTTCTCGGGACACCCGCTCTTAAGTCCGATAAATTGCTTACCTTTGAGGAATTGAATCAAAATTCTGGATTTGTCCTCTACGAAACAACGCTGCCCAAATTCACACGTGATCCAAGCCTGCTGACCATCAACGATTTACGTGACAGAGCTCAAATTTATGTCGATGAG TTTTATCTGGGCACCCTATCTAGAGAAAACGCAATCAGCAGCTTACCAATATCGGCCGGTTGGGGTAGCAAGCTCTCTATCCTGGTAGAAAATCAAGGTCGCATCAACTTTGATGTTCTCGACGACTACAAG GGAATCCTCGGCAATGTTACCATTCAAATCTACGACGAGCCGTACACACAGGAGCTGTCCGATTGGACCATCACCGGTTATCCGTTCGACAGCTACGACAAATTCACGCAACTGTTTGCCACCTTAAACGAGGGAGCAGGACACGGCGTGAATGGAAAGGGAGCTGCAATTCACGGTCCAGTGACATTCAAGGGGGAACTTGTCATCGAGACGAGCGAGATCCACGATACCTATTTCGACATGACTGGTTGGGGAAAGGGTTTCATCTTTATCAACGGATTCAACCTGGGAAGATACTGGCCCGTGGCGGGTCCCCAGGTGACCATGTACCTTCCGAAGGAGCTGCTCAAGTCCGGTGCGAATGAAATCGTGCTTGTTGAGCTGCAGAAGGCTCCCACCGATAAAATGGTTCACTTTGCCGATAGTGCCATTTTGGATGAAGcttaa
- the LOC6034791 gene encoding beta-galactosidase isoform X3 has product MSHLLSDKKRKNEERSFYIDYDRDTFVMDGKDFRYVSGSFHYFRALPQTWRSKLRTMRAGGLNAVDLYVQWSLHNPKDNQYVWDGIANITDVIEAAIEEDLYVILRPGPYICAEIDNGGLPYWLFNKYPGIQVRISDANYIKEVKIWYEKLMSQLTPYMYGNGGPIIMVQLENEYGAFGKCDKQYLNVLKEETEKYTQGKAVLFTVDRPYDDELVCGQIPGVFITTDFGLMTDDEVDTHAAKVRSIQPKGPLVNTEFYTGWLTHWQEKNQRRPAGPLAATLRKMLKDGWNVDFYMYFGGTNFGFWAGANDWGLGKYMADITSYDYDAPMDEAGDPSMKYTIFRDIIGEYIPLPAVRVPDRAPKMKHEPVLLSSVESILSTSSRNLLGTPALKSDKLLTFEELNQNSGFVLYETTLPKFTRDPSLLTINDLRDRAQIYVDEFYLGTLSRENAISSLPISAGWGSKLSILVENQGRINFDVLDDYKGILGNVTIQIYDEPYTQELSDWTITGYPFDSYDKFTQLFATLNEGAGHGVNGKGAAIHGPVTFKGELVIETSEIHDTYFDMTGWGKGFIFINGFNLGRYWPVAGPQVTMYLPKELLKSGANEIVLVELQKAPTDKMVHFADSAILDEA; this is encoded by the exons AATGAAGAACGCTCGTTCTACATTGACTACGACCGGGATACCTTCGTGATGGATGGAAAGGACTTTCGCTATGTTTCGGGTTCTTTTCATTATTTCAGAGCTCTGCCCCAGACATGGCGATCGAAGCTGCGAACCATGCGCGCCGGAGGGCTCAATGCCGTCGACCTGTACGTGCAGTGGTCACTGCACAATCCCAAGGACAATCAGTACGTATGGGACGGTATTGCCAACATCACGGACGTCATTGAGGCCGCCATCGAGGAAGACTTGTACGTAATTTTGAGGCCTGGGCCTTATATTTGTGCGGAGATTGATAAT GGTGGCCTGCCATACTGGTTATTCAACAAATACCCAGGAATTCAAGTCAGAATCAGTGATGCCAACTACATCAAAGAAGTGAAAATTTGGTATGAAAAGCTTATGTCCCAGCTGACACCCTACATGTACGGCAACGGTGGTCCCATCATCATGGTTCAGCTCGAGAATGAGTACGGAGCATTCGGAAAGTGTGATAAACAATATCTTAACGTTCTGAAAGAGGAAACGGAAAAATATACCCAAGGAAAGGCCGTTCTGTTCACTGTGGACAGGCCTTACGACGATGAGCTAGTGTGCGGACAAATTCCCGGAGTGTTCATCACTACCGATTTTGGACTGATGACGGACGACGAGGTCGACACCCATGCGGCCAAGGTTCGCTCAATCCAGCCAAAGGGTCCTCTGGTCAATACCGAATTCTATACAGGTTGGTTGACGCACTGGCAAGAGAAGAACCAGCGACGTCCTGCAGGCCCGTTAGCTGCTACTTTGCGTAAGATGCTCAAGGATGGATGGAATGTTGACTTTTACATGTACTTTGGAGGAACAAACTTTGGCTTTTGGGCTGGTGCAAACGACTGGGGTCTGGGCAAGTACATGGCCGACATCACCTCGTATGACTATGACGCTCCTATGGACGAAGCTGGAGATCCTTCGATGAAGTATACCATCTTCAGAGATATCATCGGGGAGTACATCCCACTTCCCGCTGTTCGAGTGCCAGACCGTGCCCCAAAGATGAAACACGAACCGGTGTTGTTGTCAAGCGTAGAAAGCATCCTGAGCACCAGCTCCAGAAATCTTCTCGGGACACCCGCTCTTAAGTCCGATAAATTGCTTACCTTTGAGGAATTGAATCAAAATTCTGGATTTGTCCTCTACGAAACAACGCTGCCCAAATTCACACGTGATCCAAGCCTGCTGACCATCAACGATTTACGTGACAGAGCTCAAATTTATGTCGATGAG TTTTATCTGGGCACCCTATCTAGAGAAAACGCAATCAGCAGCTTACCAATATCGGCCGGTTGGGGTAGCAAGCTCTCTATCCTGGTAGAAAATCAAGGTCGCATCAACTTTGATGTTCTCGACGACTACAAG GGAATCCTCGGCAATGTTACCATTCAAATCTACGACGAGCCGTACACACAGGAGCTGTCCGATTGGACCATCACCGGTTATCCGTTCGACAGCTACGACAAATTCACGCAACTGTTTGCCACCTTAAACGAGGGAGCAGGACACGGCGTGAATGGAAAGGGAGCTGCAATTCACGGTCCAGTGACATTCAAGGGGGAACTTGTCATCGAGACGAGCGAGATCCACGATACCTATTTCGACATGACTGGTTGGGGAAAGGGTTTCATCTTTATCAACGGATTCAACCTGGGAAGATACTGGCCCGTGGCGGGTCCCCAGGTGACCATGTACCTTCCGAAGGAGCTGCTCAAGTCCGGTGCGAATGAAATCGTGCTTGTTGAGCTGCAGAAGGCTCCCACCGATAAAATGGTTCACTTTGCCGATAGTGCCATTTTGGATGAAGcttaa